Below is a genomic region from Zea mays cultivar B73 chromosome 9, Zm-B73-REFERENCE-NAM-5.0, whole genome shotgun sequence.
TCTAGATTGGGCACCCCTCGTCCCATAACACCATAAAACAAAAAACAAAAACATACAAGCATGAGTGTTGAACATGAGATAACTTCACAAGATGTATCTTACATGATCAGTAACCATTTTCGCAGCAGGAAGCTTCATGCGCTAACCGGAGGAGGCACTTTCTGTTGTGGTTGTGGCTTTTTCTCTTGACTCCCCTTCATATCTTTGGCCTTTGGTTTTGGAGGAGTGCCAGCTGCCTTTGCTCTCTGCTCCTTCGGTACTGGTTTCTTCTGATCGGAAGAAGGCGACGGTGATGGCTTCTTCTGATCAGCAGGAGAAGCTGAAGGCAATGGCTTCTTTTTCAGGGTTTTCCGGTCATTGATATTGTTGCTTAGGGTAATGGAGCCTTGCAGCTTGAGAGCTGATGGGTTTGTGGTGTTCTCCTTCTTTGCCTGTGCTTTCTTCGGGTTCTCAGGGTGGACCATGGATCGCGGCTCCCATGGTCGTGCTGCGATCCAGCGGTCCATCCAGCTCCAGCCCCAGCCACCCTTACCGACTTCATAGCTGAAGTTTCCTAGACTTGTGGCAGACCTTGCTCTCCACTGCCAAATGGTAAAGTACATCGTTCTGTTAGGTGCACTCACAATGCTGCTATTCTCTTGAACAAATTATGATTGGTTTTAGAGTTAAGTCATGTGTGCAGATTTTAAATGAAAACTTGAATTTTATTTATAATTTGAATCTTAGTGGAATTCTACAACGATATGAGTTACAACATCCGAATTAGTAAGTATAAACCTGATGGTTGAACGCGTACGCCATGGCTCGCTCACGCTTTACTGCTGCTTCTTCCCGTTGTTGTATCCTAGCAAGAATTTCATCCATAGTATCCGAGCCTCCATTCCATTCAATCTAATACAAGATGGAAACAAA
It encodes:
- the LOC100283426 gene encoding uncharacterized protein LOC100283426 yields the protein MGSGDWFKTIISKKKSKRGKSKHAKLSGQVTNGGNQTNQKLDGPSSSSEDHEDNAALEEWAATRIQNAFRKYKARKTLRCLKGVKRLRVVGQANPVKKQTAATLSYIQSWNKLQSEIRNRRAFMVTEGRNRKKKQENQMKLEAKLHNLQIEWNGGSDTMDEILARIQQREEAAVKRERAMAYAFNHQWRARSATSLGNFSYEVGKGGWGWSWMDRWIAARPWEPRSMVHPENPKKAQAKKENTTNPSALKLQGSITLSNNINDRKTLKKKPLPSASPADQKKPSPSPSSDQKKPVPKEQRAKAAGTPPKPKAKDMKGSQEKKPQPQQKVPPPVSA